In Magnolia sinica isolate HGM2019 chromosome 16, MsV1, whole genome shotgun sequence, the genomic window CACCTCCCAAAAGACTTAATAAAAAGCCATAGGAAAACCATCGGGGCCTGAGCCTTTATCTTTCCCTAAGGAATCAATAGCAATCTGGGTTTCTTCTTCCAGGACTGCCTTCTCAAAAGAGTCCCACTTCAAAGGAGATAGATGTTGGAATGGCAGGTTATCCCCCCCCAGCCCCCAGCTTTGAGTAGAATCACACAATGGTCAAACAACTTTGATCCTTCTTTTCAATTCTACGACCGTTATTGTTATCATTACGATCGTTATGTCACTATTTTTTAATATCATGGACTAAAGGCTAATAATAGGCCGGTTTCTAAGGAGGTTTAAGTTAGCCTGAAAGGCTTAGATGTGTCATTATGTGAATAGGTGGAAGGACGGTTCAGGTATAGTTCCATAGGTGACAAGCAGAAAATATGGGGTTGAAAGAAAGAGATGGTGGATTAGGTCATCATCATTGTATAGATCGTCATACTTGTAAAAATTTGTGGTGTCAGTAAAGAAAAAGGTTTGGGAAGGGGTTGGTTTCTTGGTGGGGGACGGGAATAATATAAGATTTTAGGAGGATAAGTGGGTAGGGGATCAAAGCTTGAGCGATCTTTTCCCATGGTTGGCAGTGATCACAGTTGAGGCAGACCTAAGGGTGGCGAGTTGCTTTTCCATTGTTAGAGAGGAAGTTGTATGGACTCCGCTATGTAGAAGAAATTTGGTGGACGAAGAAATTGCATATTTTATTAGTTTGCTTTAGATGTTATCAAAGGTGACTTTGGTATCTTCGGAATCTAATTTGATGAAATGGTTAACAGGATGGTCCAACAAGTTCTCTGTGAAATCCTTCTACATGTTTAGAAGTGGGGAAGTCTCTACTGACGGGATCAACCGACAACATTATTGCGTTACAGTGCCCCTCCAAAGGTGGCGGCGCTTGTGTGGCTAGTGGGGAGGAAGAAGATGCTAATAATAGATAATCTTCGTAGAAGAAGGTTAATTCTTCTAAATGTATGTCTTCTATATCTTCAAGATGAAGAAATGGTGGACCATGTTTTCATTCATTGCTCTTTTGTGAAAGAAGTTTGGGTTAATTTTTTTCAAGTCATTTGGAGTTGCATGGGTGTCGTCAGGCTCCATCGACAATTTCCTTTTGTTGTGGCATGTATAGGGAAAACTGGGAAAAAATTGGCGATTAAGTTTGTTATCGGTTATCTAGGTTCCATGGCTTGAGAGGAACGATCAATGTTTTACCAATCATAAGGGGCACGTTATAGAGGTTTTTAGAAGGGCTGATTCTCTTGTGATGGAAAGGGCTTTACTTCAAATATTATTATTCAATTCCCAGAGTGTTGGTGGGAGTTATGAATCTCTTTTGTTTTATGTACTTGTAAATTTGTGGCTTGGGCTTATAGAAATAATATTGTCAatgttaaataaaataaaataaaaggacaaTTTAGGTATAAATCATGGGATATCACCCTTGGGGAAGGAAGAGTCCAAAAAAAGGGGGAAAGGGTAGAAGGATTTGAAAGCTCCAAGTATTTCCTTAGACTAGATACAAGGGACTGTCGTTTGTCCATGGAGCCAATCTTCTACTTGAAGCAATAGGGAAATTGTGGGGCCTTTTACCCTCCCATACCTTTAGTTTAGATTTAGCCTCTTCAGCATCTACTCTAAAGAGCATTGCAAAGAAAGAGAAACGAGGATAAAGATAAAAGTTGCAAGTCATTCCCTTAGAAAATGAGGGAATTGTAGGTTCTTCTTTCTTCTTGGATCTTTAGTTGACACTTGACCATTTAGAGCTACCATTCTAGAGTTACCACCACTGAATATCAAGAGGAGAGATTTAGTGTATGGATTCTCTCCCTGCCCTACCAAATCCCTAATATAAGACCCTCTGTAGTACAACACCTCTCAAGCCAAAGTTTTCCTAAACTTTGTGCTACTGTATTGTTTGCTACATCTCTTCGTGCATGTGCCATCTCCTTTACTTGCCACGTATCTTTGTCTAAAGCACTTCTCTTTGAAACTTGAAACCCACAAGGTAGAGACCGTGCACTTGTATAGGCAGAAAAGGGTTTCCTACATGTGTCATCCCCTTGCATCGTGTCTAACAACTTATTTTCCACAACCCTTACCCAAATCTCCAAAAGCTAGACCTAACGTGGAGTTATAAAATCAAAATGAAAGTCATGAAATTTAACCTTCAAGTTACGAGGCTCTACAGACTCTAGCCTCCCGTAAATCCAAGATTTGCTAGCTACTGGCAACTCCcttctattttattattttgcCAAAATTCCGCCCTACGAATCAGCCGATTTGTTCCATAATGTTAAAGCCAAGTTGGATAGAGTTGGTCACACCTGACTCGATTACACTTAAATGGGTCTAGTCAAATCAAGCatgggcttgatgaattttagGTGGGTCGGGTTATGCCACAAGGTAATGGTGAGTTGGGCCCAAATTCTTGGCCCGTTTAGTAAActggttgggcttgggcttatcCCAACCCAGCCCAAACAAGACCCATGCCACCCCTATGTGGTATACGTTGCAATTGAGACTTTAATTGGTTTAACAGCTATGGCTAGGTTAGGTTTTGGATAAGTAGAATGCAGCGAGAGTGTTTTAAGTGGATTAGGTGTacaattgagtttaggtttggttCTAAGGCTTCGATTATGGTTTTAGAGGAAGTGTATTGGATGTATAGAAGTCACGGTTAGGTTCTGTGGGATTTTATGAAAGGAAAGGGTGCTAGTTGGATGAGAAGTttggattttaggggctgattaGGATTTATGAGCCTGTTTGAATAGtgggaaatgaaaagaaaatggatgaCTTTTTCCATGATGGGACGTTTCACCTTGTCGGATGGCAAAGGACATGatggatttcttttttctttcattctttctttcctcctcctcctgcttcttcttcttcttctttgaaaagATAAGGACATGTTGGATTTCAAAACGTAACCACTACCCAAAAAGCATAGTCAAATTCTCACGCACAAGATATAAGGTGACCATAGTCAGAGCTTTATGAGATTTCCAATTGCTATACAAACAACACCCCaaaatggaatccatgtttcaatagtgctCATGGAAATCCAAAGAAGCAGAAGATATAAAGCATTACAAGATCATTTCACTCTATTGTGACGAGGGAAGTATAAACCAGAGCAAGTTAACATCCTAACACAAGTCATTCTAACATTCACAAATATGCACAAACACATAGATGGTTGGAAGGCTACAGAAATATACATGCATAAAAGTGTGTTTTTCTACCTACATATACAGttaaaaaaccaaaacagaataTGCATAAAGTAGAAGATCTACAGCCTatcaatcaaaaaataaaaactttctaGATGATAGAAGTAAATACTTGAACAAATAAAACCAGTAGCAGCTTATCTACGCTTCCTCTCCTAACTGTTGCTAACTGAAGGAGGCTCTGAAAGTGGTCTCTCCTAAACCTCCAACATTTGTTCACCCCCATGGGTGAGGCTTCATTCATCATCAACAGGATTAAAGAGATGGTGAAGTCTCTACCAATTTCAATCAATCTCATTCCAAGAGAGGCTGACTCGATTGCTGATGTATTATCAGAAGAAGGCACCTACAGGCATGATCTTACATGGAACCATGTTATCCATTGGCTCGATGGATACAGATGTACTTTCTTTTTAAACTCCATAATGTAAAAGTTGCAgataaaaaatacaaattaaaccTCCAATTGTATTCGAAGTGCATcgggaagaaaaaagaaaaaccaaagcaCCATGCAGAGTCTCTTCACCAAGAGGCATGATATTTCATTTTTCACCTTAGACAATGAAAATAACAGTGGATCTACAGCCACAGGATGAAGCAGGAACCACCACACCATTATGGAAGGCAAGGAGAAAGAGTTGAATTAAAGCAAGCACTAGCTCCACTAAATCAGGAAACACAGCATATGAAAATGCATTTAATTTCTAAGCATAACCATCATCCTTCAACACAGCAGAGACAATGTTACAAACAAAGGAGCCCCAAAGTGTACCCTTTGCTAGAATCAAGGACAGCAAAGAGCATTcatggaaattaaaattttaaaaaaaaaaaaaaactacagatAAAGCTACAGATTGTATTATACAGATTTTTATGAGACAACAGACAACAATTGCAATAGGAAGAACCAAGGAAAAGGAAAAGCATACCACTTAGTTAACAAGCTCATCCATCACAACCTAGAATAAAGATACAGAGATGGTGCATAAGAAAGAGTGTGAAAAGTGTCCGCAAGCCACAAAGTTATTCTTGACGATCCGGATCAGGTTTCCCATAAACAAGCGGGAATTCATCAAACTGTTCCGAGAAATCGTGGCTGTCACCAATGGACCTCAATGACTCATAAACCTGATACATAGAAGACCGGTCCTTCGGCCTCGACACCACGCATCCACAGGCAACCCTAAGAAACTCGAGAATCTCATCATCATGACCCTTTCCACAGAGCGACTTATCAATGGTGTCCTTGATCCGACCAGCGCTTGAAAGCTGATTGACCCAGTCTACTAAATTGCCCTTGAATCCTTCTTCCTCTGCACTGCTGCTGATATCAAGAGGTTTCTGTCCTGTTGCCAACTCCAGAAGAACCACACCAAACCCATAACTATCCCCTTTCAGTGACGCGACCAGAGTGCTAGAGTACTCCGGTGCGACATACCCAAAATCCCCAAAATCACCATTGATGAGAGTACTCCCCTCTGAATCAGCAGAGCTCATGAGCCTTGCAAGACCGAAATCTGTGATCCGTGCCTCGTAGTCCTCGTCAAGGACGATCACATTCGAACTCATGTTCTCATGCAGGTATGGCGGTTGGAAGCCATGGTGTAGCCATGCGAGCCCCCTGGCCGCGCCAATACCGATCTTCAGCCTGGTAGGCCAATCCAATGGCTGACTGTTAACGTAGAGCAGGGATGAAAGGGTGCCATTGGGCATGTGCTTGTATACCAAGAGCTTCTCATCTCCTGCGATGCAGTAACCCAAAAGGGGCACCAGATTGGGATGCCGCAGCTGCTGACCTAGCTTATTCATCTCCGAGCAGAACTGCTTCTCCGAGAGCTTGCAACCGGCATGGAGCCGCTTGATCGCAAGGGCTGATCCGTCAGCAAGGACAGCACGATAGGTGGTCCCCATCCTGTTCGAGGCAATGATATTGTCTGGATCAAAGCCATTTGTGGCGGCCATCAGATCAGCCAGCTTGATCTTCACAAGCGGTTTCTGGAACAAGGAGACCTGAACGAACCTGTGGGACCTCAGTCTCTCCACCCAACTGTAATCACTCTCATTCGCAGCTCCACGTCGACGCCGCTTCTTGTCACGACTCGAACGGACAAAGCACCACCACCAGAGGCCAAACCCTAAGACCAAAGAAACAACGGCCCCAAAGATGCCGGCTGCGATGATGATGACGAGGCTAGTCTTGCGGAGGCCCCCGCACTTGGATCCAAGCGGACGGCCGCAGAGGCCGTCGTTGCCCAGGAAATCATTGGGGTCGAAGTTGGAGAGGAAGGGAGGGATGGAGCCAGAGAGTTGGTTATTGGAGACAGATAGCCGCTTGAGGCGGGGGAGGCGGGAAAGCTGGTAAGGGATGGTACCGGAAAGACGGTTGCTGTCGAGGCGGAGGGTGTTAAGGAAGGTGCAGTTGACGAGGTCGGGAGGGATGGGGCCGGACAGATCATTGCTAGAGAGATCGAGGACGACGAGGTAGGGAAGCCAGTCACAGATGCGTGGAGGGATGGTGCCGGTGAGGGAGTTATCGGAGAGATCGAGGGTGGTGATGCTACGGCAGTACTGTAGGGGTTCAGGGATGTGGCCCCCGAGGCTCATACTGGGGAGACGAAGATCGATCAGACGGTTCTCCCTTTCATTCCAGCAGGTGGCACCAACAAATTGGCAGATGAAGCCAACGGTGTTGTTGTCGAAGTTCCAGTCTAGCCTGTTTTGAGGATCAGTTAGATTTGCTTTGATACCTTTGAGACATCGGACGTCGTCCTCGacaacagtagcagcagcagcaggcgctgctgtatAGGAAAGTATGATGTTGAGAAGAAATATGAGAGTATAGAAGCTAAAACACAGATGATGATGCTCCTGCATAAGCTTCTTGTTGTTTCTCTTGTTTCCACCTCTCCTCATGATGTAGGATTGGAGATGGATAAGGTTCTTCTTCTTCAAGTTCCGCAATTTCTTTCCAACACCTCAAAAAATGATGGATGGGCTACGCTATGCTATTCCTATGCTTCTCAacgagacagagagagagatggagtggAGTTGTTGGGAAGAGAATAGAGGAAGAGAAGCATGAGCGACGGCCATTGACTTTTGGAAAACCGTGTTGGCCATTTTCTCCACTCTCCCCCCTCTTACCACAATTACATGAACCTTGACAGAAATTACACGTGGGACACCGTTTATCATCGACCTTTAATTGATAGGACCCGAAGATGGACTGGAATTTCACAAAAGCCTCTCACGTCACAGATCTTGACATTTTGATCCGAAGCTTTTATAACAGACGGTTAAAAAGAAACTACGATGCTGATTCACATCATGTGGAACAAAAAGAAAAGGTAAGAAAATCTTGGGTCTCTTGTATCAACGGTCCCTGTGGAATAATCTCCGGTCCAACTTGTACGAAAGCTTGCTTTACACGTTCCACGGACGCCGATTGACTTCGATATTCCTGCTGAccgggctctgtgggccccaccgtgatgtctgtatGGATTTTTCTTTCCAGCTTGTTTTATCAAACTTCCAGCGTACCAAAAGCTAAAATCGGCCACACGCCAGAGGAAACAACGGGAacgaatgcctaccgttgaagaCTTTGGGCAGGAAGCTTGGCATCAAGCGTatattgtgtttttcctttagGCCATGTTTGTTTTCGTCCACTTTGTCTGAGCAATTCTATCGAGCACGAGGCCACGAGCTTCAGCGAGGCCTAGTTGTGCGATTCGGTAGTGTAGGCATGCTGAGTCTACTTAACTCAAGTTAGATTAACCGCGAGAGTACTTCTGTGTTAGGATAGACAGATTAAGACCGAATTTAAGAACTGGATCACGCTCTCAACCACTTATAGTTACAACTATCGGCGATTTAAAGTACTTCgacaattaaaataatagaagaagaagatcaaattTTGAAAGTATTCTATTAATGAGTTTTACAATTAGCTCTCACGATCAGTTTGAGGGATGATGATCAGTTCATCGCCCAGCACGGATTGAGCTTCATAGCAGGACGGTCGTAATCCGCAAAATGGTCATCTATTCGTTGCTCAATTGAAAATCGGGTCCTGT contains:
- the LOC131228512 gene encoding probable inactive receptor kinase At1g27190, which gives rise to MRRGGNKRNNKKLMQEHHHLCFSFYTLIFLLNIILSYTAAPAAAATVVEDDVRCLKGIKANLTDPQNRLDWNFDNNTVGFICQFVGATCWNERENRLIDLRLPSMSLGGHIPEPLQYCRSITTLDLSDNSLTGTIPPRICDWLPYLVVLDLSSNDLSGPIPPDLVNCTFLNTLRLDSNRLSGTIPYQLSRLPRLKRLSVSNNQLSGSIPPFLSNFDPNDFLGNDGLCGRPLGSKCGGLRKTSLVIIIAAGIFGAVVSLVLGFGLWWWCFVRSSRDKKRRRRGAANESDYSWVERLRSHRFVQVSLFQKPLVKIKLADLMAATNGFDPDNIIASNRMGTTYRAVLADGSALAIKRLHAGCKLSEKQFCSEMNKLGQQLRHPNLVPLLGYCIAGDEKLLVYKHMPNGTLSSLLYVNSQPLDWPTRLKIGIGAARGLAWLHHGFQPPYLHENMSSNVIVLDEDYEARITDFGLARLMSSADSEGSTLINGDFGDFGYVAPEYSSTLVASLKGDSYGFGVVLLELATGQKPLDISSSAEEEGFKGNLVDWVNQLSSAGRIKDTIDKSLCGKGHDDEILEFLRVACGCVVSRPKDRSSMYQVYESLRSIGDSHDFSEQFDEFPLVYGKPDPDRQE